From Thalassotalea psychrophila:
GACAACCTTGAGTCTATACTCAATAAAAATTCAAATATTCAAGAACGTGACAAAATTAAATTGTTGGCGGTTAAGGCAGCACATGCCGTGTGGACCGATAATTTTTATAGTTTTCAAACGCAAGTCGATAAAGCATTAAGCATGCGACCATTAGAGCTGCCACATTTTGAGAATTCCTTGCGAGTTGTACAATGCATAGGCTATTTACACAGTAACCAATTTGAAAAATTACGGGAAACTGGTGAAGATGCTTCATTTTTTTCTCGTGGAGGTAGCCTTTTTTATAGCACTGTTACGATCAAAGTGACACTGGTTATGCTCGAATTTATTCAGGGTAACACCGAGCAATGTTTAACAAAGTGCGATGAAATAACCGCCTTTATCAATAGTCAGCAACATGATAGCCAATTAGCTCATATGGTTAATATTATGCGCGGTATGGCAGCTTACATTGCAGGTGATTTGAATTTGACCAAGCAATGTTTTGATACGTCGGGCAGCATCATCAGCTATGTTGCCGAACCATCCTTTTTGGCTTGGTATTATGTTACTCATATTCAATTGCTTACCGATCTTAATGAAGACGAGCAAAGAGAGATCATGATTGAACAATTGCTTGAACTGTTAGAATCAAGGCAATTAAAGACCTCTAAAATTCCACTTTATTATGAGGCGATCCGTTATTATTTGTTTACCGCAAACCCTGAAGAAGCAAATACAATTTATGAATCTTTTAAAGCAGAAAACATAAACACTAGCACCCCAGAAAATAACCATTTATTATTCAATGGCAATATGATCGATTGTTTAATGTTATCAGCGAAGGGCGAAATGGGACCTTGTGTAGCCAAACTTACACAAGTCATCAATGATTTTGAACTTTCATCCAGAACATTACAGCAGGTAAGAGCATTAGTGTTTTTAGTTAATATATATATCATTGACAAGGATATTAGCAATGCTAAAGCAACTCTGAAAAAAACCATTAGTATCGCCAGTAAAAAAAATATTATTCAGTATTTTGGCCGGCTTGACAAAGTTGCCATTGATATCCTTCATCAATGGTCTTTCACCGAATTATCGCCGCGCAGAAAAGCCTTTATGCAAGATGTTTGTCGGCGTTTTATTGGTCTGGATTTGAGAAAACGCTTTGAACTACAGTATGTTGAAAATTTAACAACGGCAGAGCAAAAAGTTATGCAATTACTCTGTTCAGGAAATTCCAATCAGCAAATTGCCGACCAATTATGCTTATCAATTAATACCGTTAAAACCCATTTAAAAACATCATACGCCAAACTTGGGGTCAACAATCGCATTCAGGCAACGCAAATATTTAGTCAAATTCAGCAGGCAAAAAATCAATGATTGGCCGCTATCAACTTTAGTATTATTTCACCCTTTTGGGTGTTTTAAATATATTACTGAGGGCGTAGAGTCATAGTTCATTTGTCAAAGCTGAGCTAGCAATGAAAAAAAATACCATTATTTATCATTATGTACAGGCGTTGGTTAATTCTTTAAATCGCCATGGTAAAGATAGCAAAGCGATTTTAGCTAATTGTGATATTCCGGCATTTTCAGGCAATAACAACGAACTTAGGATCCCAACGGATAATTTTGTAAAGTTATTGAAGCAAACCATTGTTGAATTGGATGATGAGCACTTTGGCTTAGTAGAGCCCGCACTGCCAATAGGCAGCTTTTTTTATGCTAGCCATGTGATGAGCAGCTGTGCGAACTTGGGCAAAGCTCTGGAATTGGGGATAGGTTATTATCAGCTCAATTCAAATGCTTATAAAATTGAGTTGGTTGAGCATATCGATGAAATTGAGTTTCGGGTCAGTATCAACAAACCTGAGCTCGATCCGGATCACTTACTTGCCGAATTCGTACTTAATGCTTGGCATCGCTTTGCTAGTTGGATGATAGGCAAAAACATCTTACTTAAATCTGCCAGTTTTAATTACGCTCCACCTAAACATGAATCTGAATATCAGTACTTGTTTCCTTGTCTTCGAAAATTTGATCAACAGTGGTTAAGTTTTACTTTCAGCCGTGATTACCTGGCGATGCCTATTATTAAAAAAAATACTGGTGAGTTAGAACAATATTTGAGAAATACCTTCCAAAACTTACTGTTTACACCAATTGACGATCAAAGTCTGACTGCAAAAATCCGCTTAATAATTGAAGGTTATGAAGAAAATAATTTCCCTACCTTTACTTTAGTTGCCGACAAATTATTTATGACCGAAAAAACGCTAAGGGCAAGACTTAATAAAGAAGGGGGAAGTTATCAAAAAATAAAAGATTATATGCGTCGAGATTCGGCTATTTATTATTTGACCAAACAAAACCTTTCAATCGCTGAAATAGCCTTTAAATCAGGATTTAGTGAACCGAGTGGCTTTATTCGTGCCTTTAAAAAATGGACCGGTTCAACTCCTACAGCATACCGAGTCAAGGAATAGCAGCTAAAAAGAATTTTAAACGCCATCTGAATATATGAAGTTTAAATGTAACAATAACAACTACATTAGTTTTTATAACGAGTTAAAAAAATCACCCCAAGAGTGATAAATAATCCACTTTCCGTTATTGGTATTATTTGCGCAATAATTGTTGGTAAAAATTCAAAGGTTTGTGGCGCCACAAAAATCGCCACTATACGCATAATGGCAGACAACACCAACATGACTCCAGTAGTGTAGGCCACAATGGGAACAAATTCTTTCTGCTCGGCTGTTTTAATCATTAACACCCCCCAGGCTAATAACAGGGCACCACTAAAGCTCATCAGGTAACTGCTCAAATAACTAAAGCCTGGCAACACATCGAATTGGAAAAACACTTTTAAAAATATTGCGGTGAAAAATAAAACACCTAATAAAGCTAAGGCTCGGCCGGTATTAATAAATAAAGTCATTGTTGTTACCTCGGTAAATAAATTTGTTAATAATTTTATCTTATCGATGCAGACTTTTAGATCAATGCCCTAAACATACCAAACAGTTACCCGAAAAACCCATGCCATAAAAAGTCTATTTAATGGTATTTTTCGGACATTGTTGATGTTCACCGATTTATTTAAATTGATACTCATTAAATATATATAGAGCAGAGGTTTGATCGATGAGTAATATTCGTTTTTATGACAAAGTAGTTATTGTTACCGGTGCCGGTGGCGGCCTTGGTCGTGCTTATGCATTAGAGTTTGCCAAGCGCGGCGCTAAGGTGGTGGTAAATGACTTAGGTGGCAGTGGTAGTGGCGAAGGTGAAAATTCAAGAGCTGCTGATAGTGTTGTCGATGAAATTAAGGCCTTTGGTGGCGATGCGGTTGCTAACTACGACTCGGTCGAGTTTGGCGAAAAGATTGTTGAGACTGCTATTGATAACTTTGGTCGTATTGATATTGTTATTAACAATGCTGGTTTCTTGCGCGATAAAAGCTTTACCAAAATGCAAGATAATGACTGGGATATGATTTTTAATGTTCATGTCGATGGCGCTTATAAAGTGACTAAAGCCGCTTGGCCCTATATGCAAGCACAGGGCTTTGGTCGAGTAATTTTTACCACCTCGGCAGCGGGCATTTATGGTAACTTTGGCCAAGCTAATTACAGTGCCGCTAAATCAGCACTACTTGGTTTAGGAAAAACATTGGCCATTGAAGGCGCTCGTAAGAATGTTTTCTCAAATGTTATTGCGCCAATTGCTGGTTCTAGATTAACCGAAACTATTTGGGATGATGAAATTTTAAAGGCCACCAGCCCTGAATATGTGGTGCCTTTGGTGATCAAATTATGTGATGAAAATAGCGATGAAAATGGCGGAGTATTTGAAGTAGGGGCTAGCTGGTTTGCTAAAGTTCGCACCGAGCGTAGCAAAGGTGTAGCCTTTGGAGTAAAAGATCAAGTTAGCGCTGAGCAAGTCGCATCGCGCTGGGAAGATATATGTGATTTTGAACAATCAGAGCCGGCCTTAGATATTGGCAGTACCTTTGTTGCCGTAGGCAATATGGTAGGTTTAGATCTGTTAGCTAAAAAAGACAAATAAATAGGAATTTAAATATGACACATGCACGTATTGCTGGTGTAGGAATGGTGAAATTTTCTAAACCAGGACAAAATGAACCATACCGAGTAATGGCAGCGAAAGCGATTAAATTGGCACTTACTGATGCCGGTATAGATTACAACCTTATTCAACAAGCTTATGCCAGTTATATTTATGGTGACAGTACTTGTGGTCAACATGCACTTTACGAAGTAGGCATGACCGGAATTCCTGTTGTTAACGTTAATAATAACTGTTCGTCAGGCTCTACTGCCTTGTATCTGGCTCGCCAAGCTGTTGAATTTGGCGCCGCCGAGTGTGCCTTGGCTTTTGGCTTTGAAGAAATGCAAAAAGGCGCACTAGGCTCGCATTGGGATGATAGAGAGTCGCCATTCGATCCTATGTTAAATAAGCTTTCTGAAATATCGACAGCGCCAGACGGGCCCCTAGCCTTGAGAATGTTCGGTCAGGCCGGCACTGCGTATATAGAAAAATACAACGCCAATCCGAATATTTTCGGTAAAGTGTCGGTGAAAACCAGAAGCCATGCGGTAAATAATCCATATTCATTGTTTGCTAACGAGTTAACTCTTGACGAAGTGATGGACTCGCCGGTGATATTTCCACCATATTTAACCCGCTTTATGGCATGTCCTCCTACCTGTGGTGCGGCAGCTGTTATTGTTTGTAGCCCTGCATTTGCGAAAAAGCATGGTTTGAGTAATGCCAACGTTGAAATTGTCGGCCAATCTATCGCGACAGATATTGCTGAGAGCTGGACAGATCCGATGAAACTTATTGGCAGTGAAATGACCGCAAAAGCTGCTAGAGAAGTATATGAACAAGCAGGAATGGGGCCAGAAGATGCACAATTAGTAGAGCTGCATGACTGTTTCACTCCGAATGAAGTTATTACCTATGAAGGGTTAGGGTTGTGTGGCGAAGGCGGCGCGGAACAGTTTATTTGTGATAATGATAATACTTATGGCGGCAAGATTGTGGTTAATCCATCTGGCGGTTTAATGAGTAAGGGCCACCCAATTGGAGCTACCGGCTTAGCGCAATGTACCGAGCTAACCTGGCACCTCCGTGGTACGGCTGGTAAACGCCAAGTAGAAGGCGCACGCGTTGCTTTACAACATAACCTTGGTTTAGGTGGTGCTGCCGTTGTAAGCATGTACCGCAAGGTATAGGCTCATTTCACTTTGATTAAGTTAATTCTTCACTAAGAGGAGTTAACTTAGTTACTTGGCAATACCAATTTGGGGCATGTGAGCAATAAACTGACCATTATTCTAATTGGTATAATATCCCCCTAGTCGGTGTTTAACACAAGCCTATTCATTGTCTGTTTTTAACCAGTAAAAATGAGCAGATAATTAATGGTTTTGGTACGACTGGCTTGGGTTTAATTTAAGTTGATAGGCGTTTAAATGTTAGATCAGAGTAAAATAGGCCACAAATTTCCAACCTTCAAAATTGATGTTGAAAAAGGTCGCTTGAAAATGTTCGCTAAAGCTATAGGCGAAACTAATCCAATTTATAGCGATGAAAGCGCAGCAATCGAGGCGGGTTATAAAACCATACCAGCACCGCCAACGTTTCCATTTACCATTGAGCTCGATGGTCCTGAATTACTCCCCGTACTTAGGGTGTTGAATATGGATATTGGTAAGCTTTTACATGGTTCACAGGATTTTGAATATTTTGATACGATTTATGCCGGCGATTGTATTGAAGTGAATTGTGTCATTGTAAATATGTTTTCTAAAAAGGGCGGGGCGTTAGAGTTTGTTGAACTTGAATCGAGTTATTCCAATCAAAACGCCAAGTTAGTTGCCAAAGCAACTTGTACTCTAGTTTACCGCAATGCCTAAGGATCACTAATATGACTAATATAAACGTTGGCGATAAATTACCATCATTAACATTACCTGCAATTTCACGCTGTACATTGGCATTATTTGCCGGAGCAAGTGGTGATCATAATCCCATACATATTGATAGCGATTTTGCCAAAGCGGCGGGTATGGACGATGTATTTGCCCATGGCATGCTGTCTATGGCCTACTTGGGGCGCATGCTTACTAATTGGCAATCGCAGGCAAAATTGCGCAAATTCAGTAATCGATTTCTAGCCATCACCCAATTGCAAGATGTGATCATTTGTACCGGTGAAGTTGTCGATATTATTAATGTTAATGACGAATCAAGAGCCAAAGTTGAGATATTTGCAACTAAAGCCGATGGTACTCAAACCTTGGCAGGTGTTGCAGAAGTGGCAATTTAATCTAAGGTGTTGATATCTATTGTAATTTTTACAAAAAAAATTAATTGAATCCTCCAGACGGCCTATTATCATTAGGCCGTTTCCACAATGTTTATCTTTATTTACAACCTTTTACAGTTATCACCCTTTCGGATGATGCTTCCTTACATGCTAAAAAGACAAACTTAATTTTCATTATTTTACAAGTTTAGTTGGCATTATTTTATATCCCAATCTAAGCTAAATGTATGAATACAATACGGTAATAAAAAATAAAGAAGGTAAATCTATGAGTAAGCCAGTAAACCCTTTAATTAACATTATACTAGCAATTTCTATATTCGTTATTGGTAGTACCAATAGTATGGCGAAAGAGCAGCCCATTAGCGAACGAATGATGCTTAGTAGAGCCGTTGAGTCTGTCGTTTGGGCAATGCCATTACTTAACTATAAAGAATATCGCGATGGTCATGTGGCATTAGGTGTGAAAATGAACGATATTGCTTACAACAGCAAAGTTCAAGATTGGAAATACCAAACGGCTACGCCGAACAATACCACGCCTTATGTGAGTTTTTTTTGGAATGTTGAAAATGGCCCTATGGTTGTTGAAATACCACCTTCAGCTGATGGTGTTGGTATTTTTGGCACGTTAATGGATGCATGGCAACGCCCTATTGATGATGTTGGTGCGGCAGGTCGCGACAAAGGTAATGGTGGTAAATATATTTTATTACCAAAAGGGTACGATGGCCCATTACTGAGCATGTCTTATTCATACGAGCAACGCACTAATAATGGCTTTGCCATTTTAAGACCTATTATGCAAGGTGGTCCAACCGCTGAAAACTTAAAAAAAGCGGCAGACTTTGCTAAACAAATTAAGATTTATCCTTTAGCAGAAGCAAGCAAACCACCTAAAAATAACTATGTTGACATCTATGGCAAAATTTTAGAAGCAACACCCATTTTAGATGGAACAATTTACAATGATTTAAATGAAATCTTGCAAGAAGAAATCGTTGAAGAGCAAAATTTAGCGATGTATGGCTTATTAAATAATATTGGTATTCGCAAAGGACAAGCGTTTAATCCTGACGCAAAAATGCAATCGGTTTATGATGAAGCGGGGCCTGATGCCCTAGAATTCTTAATTGATCAGTATCATAGACAAGGTATAAACAGCTGGATGTACCCTGATAAGAAATGGAGTACGATTGTTCCTCCTGGAGTTGTTGAAACTGACTTTACCTATGAGTACCCAACTCATTTCGACTACAACGCACGTGGGGCTACTTATTACGCTATCATTTCTAGTGTGAAAAACTTTGGTTCGGCAACATTCTATTTAGATATTGCTGAAACAGCAGATAACGAATGGTTAGATGGTACTAAAAATTACAAGTTAGTTGTGCCACCCAATGTGCCAGCTAAAGATTTTTGGGCAATTACTGTTTACGATCTAGAAAGTGCTTCATATTTAAGAGATATGCCTAAAAGCAGTGTCGATTCTAATATGGATATGAAAAAGAACAAAGATGGTAGCACCACCGTTTATTTTGGTCCGAAAGCGCCAAAAGGAAAAGAAGCTAATTGGTTGCCGACTAATGATAAACGTTTCTTCTTATTGTTTCGTTTCTACGGGCCAACCAAAGGCTTACGCGATGGTAGTTTCGAACTGAATAATATTGAACTTGTTAAATAATTTTCTTTAAACTTTAATAGCCCCGGTATAACCGGGGCTATTTACATTAATCGTAAGAGAGATACCTAATGGATGAAGAAAAATTTAAGCAAGGGTTGGTCTCTCTTTATCAAGGTGAAATTCTAGGTGAAGTTCTATTTGATCAAATGCTGTATCTATTTGAAGAAAGTGATGCTCAGTTCAAGATTTTCGTTTTAATGCAATTAGAAACTGAAACTAAAGCTCGTTTACGTCCTATTATGATGCACTTAGGCCTTGATTTTAGAGAGCAGAAAGAGTTTAGGGAGATTGGTATGCAAATGGCCGAAGCTATGAAAGGTAAGAGTTGGCTAGAAGTTATGAACATCATAATTGACGCAGTAAAACCCGCTGTAGAACAATACAAAGCTATTGCCTCTATAGCTCCTCAAAAATATCTGCAACTTGCTGAGTCTATGGTTATTCATGAACAATCTATTGTAGATTTTGCTGAATTAGAGATAGCTGGCGAACACTCAAAATCGATAGATGTAATAATCCAGCAACTACATAACAAGCCACTTTCAGCGCAATAAATTAACTATTAGTGACAAAAATAAGACATCAAAATTTTAAACTCCTTATTTTAACATTAACAAAGATTATGAGTTATTAAGTTCTCCAGCCATTGATACTTAGATGACTGCCAATATTGATGACCATAATAAATGCCGACTTTAACTTCTAATAAATGCTTAGGATCTTTTACTGTATTAAGTTGAAAAAGAGTAGGGTCGAGTTTATAAAAAATTTCGTTTGGTACAAGCATGACTGCATTGGAGTTCTTTATGACTTCTAATAAAGGATTGATATTTTGACTTCTTAATAAAGGCTGCTTAGCCCACTTACTTTCAAGTAATACTCGCATTGACAAAGAGTTAAATTCAGGAGCAATTAAGCCGACAGTTTTATTTTCTACTATTTGTTTTAAGCTGACTTTCTCATCTCGCTTAAAATTTCCATATCTTGATAAAGCGGAGAACTGACTTACTGCAATCTGTTTCTGATAAATACTCTTGCTAACATCTAGCGGATAATAATTAATGGCCAAATCAATATCTCCATTAATGAGTTGACTGCTAGATAGGGAATTATAGTTGTGAATCTCAATTTCTAGCGCTGGACTGTGTTTATTAATTTGTTCAAAAATTTTATGGCCATGAGTTTCAATAAGAAAACCGTTCATCGCTATTATAAATTTTCCTTTTAAACTCGCAGGGTTAAATAATTCATCCTCAAGCACTAATTGCAAATTAGTGAGAGCTTGCGGTAAAGAATTAGCTAACTTTTCACCACGCGGAGTTAAACTGAGTCCGCGGCTATGTCTTATAAATAATGGGTCATCAAACAAGTTTCTTATTTTTGCCAGTGATCGGCTGATAGCAGGTTGGCTAGCATTGAGCTTTTCTGCGGCAAGCTTAGTGTTTTTTTCTTGTAGCAGCATTGATAAGACTTTTAGCAAATTCAAATCATCGTGGTTAATATTCATATAACTCTTTCGCACTTTTATTTTAGCTATTAGTAAATATAACAAAATAAAAGTGATATATCTAAATTGATATATCTAGTATTAATCTGAGCCATTGGAATACTACTTTCAAGCAGGTAAACTGATAACAATTGAAGATAAATAACATTTGATGTATTTATAATTAGTTGCTTATTTATTGATTTTATTGATTTAATCGACTATTAAATTAATTAACTTACCAATTTATTAACCCATAGGATTATTTTATGAAAAAGTTAAGATTGTTATCTGCTGTTGTATTAGGTTTAGGTATCTCTAGCGTAGTGGCAGCTGCTGAATATGAAGCAAAAGTTCCTAAACAAATTACGACGCCTGACATTGTTGAAACACAAACGTTAGGTAAATTAACTTTTACTGACGGTATTCCTGATAAAGAAACTCAGATAAAAGCTCGTGAAGATTTATTTATGACACGTGCTAAAACGGCTTTTTTGAACGGTATTCCTGCTGCATCTACAGAAGCTATTTTTGAAGGGCTTCAAAATGCAGGGGTTAAAACCAACGCCATTGGGATCACAGAAAATAACTTAGATGCTCGCCAGCTTTGGTTGACACCTAACACTACTTCATATTACGCCTTTTCGCCGTTACTTGTAGAAGAGCCCACATTTATCGAAGTTCCTGCCGGTGTGCTTGGCTTTATTGATGATGCGTATATGCAATATGTTACTGATGTAGGCGCACTTGGCGAAGAACAAGGTAAAGGTGCAACCTATCTTATTGTACCCAAAGGTTGGAAGGGTAAGCTGCCAAAAGGTGATCACTTTATCCGTTACGCTAAAACAAAAACGAATTGGTTCCTTATTCGAGGTTTATCGATTAAAGGCATGACACCTGAGCAAGTTATCGCCAACATGAAAAAAACTAATATTTACACAGTGTCAGAAGGTAAAAATAAAGAAACTTTTACCAACTTGTCTGGTAAAGATATGAATACGATTCATGCTAATAATTACGAGTTCTATGAAGAAATGAATCGTCTGGTGCAGCGTGAAGATGTTGGCGCATTAGGAGATGACTTAACGGGGACATTGGCATCAATTGGCATTGTAAAAGGTAAAGAGTTCAGCCCAACTAATCGTGAAAAAGAGCTATTAGCTGAGTCTGCGGCAATAGCGAATGCGCAGGCTAGAACATTAGCTTTTTTTCCTACAGATCAAGGCATCTATAAATGGGGTGGAGATAATTTATGGGACTTCCCGTTTGGCCATAAAAATCATGACTTTAAAGTGAATGGCACTGTTATACAAGATGATCGTACTCGTTTCCATTACATTGCAACAGGTATTACACCTGCAATGGTAAACAAAGGTGGTATTGTTAAAACCGCTGCAGGTGATATTGATATGCTTGGCAAGGGCTCCGATTATATCCACACAGCACGTGATGAAAATGGCGATGCATTAACAGGTGACCATGTTTATGAGATTACCGTTCCAGCAGGTGAATTCTCTGGTGCTTTTTGGTCATTCATGCCTTACTCCGGACAAACTCGTTCAGGCTTAGAAACCGATAGTAAAAAGATAGGTATAAACAGCTTAAAAGAAGGGCTTGAAATAAATAAAGATGGATCAGTAACAATTATATTTAGTGCTATAAAACCCAAGCATACGGACAACTGGGTACAAACTGTGAAAGGTAAGTCTTTTAATATTTTGTTTCGTAATTATTCACCTCTTAAGTCTTGGTTTGATGGCTCTTGGGAATTAGGTAATTTTAAAAAGATTAACTAATAGCTCTTCATAAATAAAATCGTGACTTTCAATTTAAATGTCTGCTTTTACTAAGCAGACATTTTTTTGTGCACCGAATATGAATACTAGATGGTACACAGCAATTTTAATATTTTGACAGTATTTTTGCTGGCTATAGCATAGAAGTAAATTCCAAGATCGTAAATGTTTTTGATAAAATTCGGAGGTATTAGAAACAAGTCAGTAACAGACTATTTCTATATTTCTTTTAGCAAACCTAATTATAGGAACTGCTTAATAATTTTTTGTTTCATCCATTGATGTGCCAAGCTATTCGTCACCCGTTTATGTTCGATTAAATAAGTGCGATCTTTTCTAGATTTTTCAATAGCTTTCTACTACTTTTAAAGTAATTAAAAATTTTAATAATATTAATCTCTTTTCATGTTACAGGGAATTTATGATGAACGTTACTTCAAAACTAGCTATAGGAATGGGTTTTGTTTTTTGCAGTGCAGTAATGGCGGAAGAAAATGTTGCAAAAGGCGATAAGGATCTTGCTCAAGAAATTGCTAATCCTTTAACCACAATGATCATGGTACCCGTACAATTTGAATACAATGAAAATATTGGACCTGATGATGATGGCACGCGCAGCACAATATTCGTGCAACCGATTATCCCGTTTGAATTAACTGAAGATTGGAATTTAATCACCCGTACTATTGTGCCATTTATCCAGCAGGACGATATTTTTCCTGGAGCTGGCTCGCAAAGTGGTATTGGTGATATCTCTGAAAGTTTGTTTTTTTCACCTACAAAACCAACAGACAATGGTTGGATCACAGGTTACGGTCCTTATATTCAACTTGATAGTGCCACCGATGACTACCTTGGTTATGAAGAACATGGTCTTGGAGGATCATT
This genomic window contains:
- a CDS encoding DUF1214 domain-containing protein, producing the protein MKKLRLLSAVVLGLGISSVVAAAEYEAKVPKQITTPDIVETQTLGKLTFTDGIPDKETQIKAREDLFMTRAKTAFLNGIPAASTEAIFEGLQNAGVKTNAIGITENNLDARQLWLTPNTTSYYAFSPLLVEEPTFIEVPAGVLGFIDDAYMQYVTDVGALGEEQGKGATYLIVPKGWKGKLPKGDHFIRYAKTKTNWFLIRGLSIKGMTPEQVIANMKKTNIYTVSEGKNKETFTNLSGKDMNTIHANNYEFYEEMNRLVQREDVGALGDDLTGTLASIGIVKGKEFSPTNREKELLAESAAIANAQARTLAFFPTDQGIYKWGGDNLWDFPFGHKNHDFKVNGTVIQDDRTRFHYIATGITPAMVNKGGIVKTAAGDIDMLGKGSDYIHTARDENGDALTGDHVYEITVPAGEFSGAFWSFMPYSGQTRSGLETDSKKIGINSLKEGLEINKDGSVTIIFSAIKPKHTDNWVQTVKGKSFNILFRNYSPLKSWFDGSWELGNFKKIN
- a CDS encoding transporter encodes the protein MMNVTSKLAIGMGFVFCSAVMAEENVAKGDKDLAQEIANPLTTMIMVPVQFEYNENIGPDDDGTRSTIFVQPIIPFELTEDWNLITRTIVPFIQQDDIFPGAGSQSGIGDISESLFFSPTKPTDNGWITGYGPYIQLDSATDDYLGYEEHGLGGSFIALKVDGSITYGFLANQVYSVEGHVGGTYSNTFIQPFFDYTTEGAMTIELTSETNYNWNNDEWSIPVTLTASQFFMVGDQPILVGGGFKYWVESTAADPEGLSLNLNLYLLFPK